TACCACCAGTGGTGCCTCTGTGGGTGTGGTTCCTGTTCAATTCTTCAAGAGGGCTGAGCCCCTGGCTCTGGAGGAACAATTGGTTCTAATTAAGGATCCTGGCGTTGAGGATGAGTTGATCCTTGGTGTTGTTAGGGGGGTTACTAAGCTTGATCCTTTGGTTAGGGATAGGGTTAGGTCACCCTTTGTTGATAGGCCCGAGATACTTGATCAGTCAGTCCTCATGCCCTTCACCACTGCTTACGTCAAGCCCTACGCCACGCTTAGGCTTGGTGCCAGGGGGCTTGTGGAGGTTAGGCATGTCCCAACCCCTGGTTCCAGGGTTTACCTGGTTAGGGATGGTTCGTTCCTCAATGACTTCGTTAAGGTGGATAGGGGTGTTTTCCTGGGTCCTCATAAGTACAGTAATTGGCCCATTAGGCTTGATGCTAATTTTGTTAGGCAGCACGTGGGGGTCTTTGGGGCCACTGGTGTGGGTAAGTCTAGGCTTGTTAAGGCTTTGGTTGAGGAGTTGGTGAGGGTTGGTGAGCACGTTATTATCTTCGACCACAGTGGTGTGGATTATGCGCCCTTCTTTAGGGGGCACGTGGTTGGTTCGGGTTCTGTGGAGATTTCCCCTCCTACCATTGCCTCGGTTATTGCGGAGAGGGCTAGGCTTAATTGGCAGACCTTTGGTGAGTACCTTGAGGTTGCTGCGTTGACCTACGTTAGGGGTGAGGGTAGGTCCAGGAAACAGCCTCAGTTGGTGGGTGATGTACAGGGTGTGCCTGGCCCTAGATGGGATAAGCAGTCCTTCCTGAGTCACCTGTCCAGTGAGATGAGGCGTTTGGGTGCTAGGGATTCCACGATTGAGAAGGCTCGGTTGTTCATTGATTACTTCATTGATGGTTCATTCTTTGAGGAGTTGAATAAGAGGGTTTTGAAGCCCCTGGACATCATAAACATGGCCATTAAGGATGGAATTGCGGTCATTGATTTGAGTGAGGATACGGAGTTGAGTGTTAAGCAGGCTATTGTTGCCGATGTCATGGATGCCGCCTGGAGGTTGGTTAAGGGGTCTAGGAAGCCCGTTAACCTGGTCTTTGTTATTGATGAGGCCCAGAACTACGTTCCCGAGGGTGAGTGGACCATTTGTGGTGATGTTATTGAGACCACGGCGCGTGAGGGTAGGAAGTGGGGTTTGTCACTGGTGTTGGCTAGCCAGAGGATTGCTAGGGATGTTAGGGCCAGTGTTAGGGCTAACTTGGGCACTGTGTTCTTTAGTAGGTTGAGTGCCCAGGGTGATTTGAGGGAGATTGCGGCGTATATGGATTTGGCCGATATCAGTGAGTCCACACTGGCCCAGTTGGGTACTAGGGAGTTCTTTGTGGCCGGTTTAATGAACCCGCTTAGGAGGCCCCTGCTCATTAGGGTTAGGGATGCCTGACCCAGTGCTTTATATACCCAAGGGGCGCCTTTATTATTGATGCTTCCCAGTGACCTCAGCCCTGGGGATATTGAGTTTTGGCTTGAGCCTCCGGTGCTCCTGGCCCTTCAGTCCGGTGTTAGGGAGTTGATTGAGAGGGGCGTTGATAAGGAGGCCGCGAGCCTCGCTGTTGAGTTGAGGGACAAGCTAGGTGGTATGATTAGGGAAGTGGGCCCGAGCCCCAAGCCCCTAAACGCCTACGCCATAGACTCCAGCTACCCAACACCGCCCCTGGAGCTCATTGGTGGGGTTCTCACGGTCCTCTCCTACGGCTATGTGGGGTACCTCAATGGTTCGTATGATAGGTACGTCACCGGTGAGTTGTTTTTTGAGGATGTGGGTGAGTTTGAGAGGGCTATTACCAGGAGGGCCCAGCTTAGGGAGAGGGAGTTGGGTGTTAGGCTCCTTAGGGAGAGGTCCAGGGGTAAGGCCATAGACCTTATTATTCTAGATGGTGAGATAACCATACACCCACTACCCTACAACCTACCCATTGAGGGTGGTTTATTGGCCCCGGTGGGTAAGGTGATCAATGAGTTCCTGGCCCTGGCCCAGTCCACGGGGGTCCCCATTGTGGGTGTGGTTAAGAGGGTTAGGTCTAGGCTCCTCTCTGTATTCACTGGCAAGTGCCTGCCCGTTAATGATAAGTTAATGATGAGCCTAATCCTCAAGCCCGGTGAGTACGTGGTCCTTGGTAGGCATGGGGATTTACTGCCCAGGTGGCTTGAGATTAACTATAATGATTGTGAGTTGAGGAAGCACTGCAGGGGTGGTGATTGCCCCGAGGTCAGGGCCTTGATGAGGCGCAGGCTTGAGGAGGGTCTTGAGAACCTCGGTAGGGTCTTCACAGGCGATGATGGCAGGTTGCGGGGTATCTCGTTAGTTAAGGACATAACCACGGTGTTCTACAGGCCGCGTAATGGGGCCCCGGCGGTTAAGCTCGAGGTTCTAAACCCAGGGGGTGCACTGGGCATTGAGGACCTGGTCTCTTACCTAGAGTCCCAGACCACGGATACCGGTTACCCATTCCTACTGGATAGGGTTGATGAGTACGTTAGGCTTAACCCCAGTATCCTGGATTACGTGAGGAGCATGGTCCTTAGGGAGTCTACGGAGTTGAGTGAGGCGTTGGTGACAATGCTGCAATTAACAAATCCGCAGAAGGCCTACCTGGTTAGGAGGCTTGAGGCATGAGTTTAAAAGGGGGGCCTTCTCACCAGTCCCTGTGAGGTTTGGTTTGGGGTTTAGGGCTTTGTTGATTAAGACCCTGGCCTTTCTATCCATGGCCGTGGCCGCCGGCCTCTCCATAACCCTCCTTAGCCACGTCTTCATACCCCTGGTCTTCACGGCCCTGGTCATCCTCATAATCATCACCAATAAACTCCTGAATAGGAGGTTGTGGGGTTACCTGGGTAATGAGGTGGCTAGGGTTGGTGATTACGTTATTTATGAGAGGGGTGTTTACATTAGGCCCCTTGATGCCCTGTACCTCTGGGATGACGTTGTTAGGGTTGTTGATGATTCCTCCGGCGTAACCCTCGTGTTCTCTGACGGTAGTTCCCTAACGCTTCCCAGGGGTTTTGTGGAGGGTTTCCTGCATAGTAAGCGTTAAATACTCCCGGCACACCCACTCCCTGGGTGGTTTGTAATTGCGGCGGGTGATAATACTGGGTGCGGGTGGTCGTGATCTCCACGTCTTCAACATGTACTATAGGCGCAACCCCAATTACAGGGTTGTGGCTGTGGCCCAGGTTCAAATACCCGGTATTGGTGGTAAGCGGTATGTTAAGGGTGCCGGTGAGCTTTACCAACCCGGTGGTGTACCCCTCATTGGGCTTAGGGACCTTGAGGAGTTGGGTAGGTTGATAAGGGACCTGGGGGCTGATGAGGTTGTCCTGGCATACAGTGACCTTCTCTATAGTGATGTGGGTAGGATAATAAGCATAGTACTCTCCAGCGGTGCCTCCTTCACAATCCTCGGTCCCAGGGATACCATGATTAAGTCCTCAAAGCCCATGATTGGGGTTGTGGCCACGAGGACTGGCGCCGGTAAGTCCACGGTCTCCCATGAGGTCACCCTGGAGCTTATCAGGAGGGGTTTGAGGGTTGTCTCCATTAGGCACCCCATGATCTACATGAACCCCGATGACATGTTGGTGCAGGTTTTCAGGACTAGGGAGGACCTGGCGAAGATAACGTTTGAGGAGAGGGAGGAGTACGAGCACTACATTGACATGGGGATTCCCGTAATGGCTGGTGTGGATTATGAGGAGATACTGAGGCAGGCGGAGTCCATGGCTGACGTGCTCCT
This is a stretch of genomic DNA from Vulcanisaeta thermophila. It encodes these proteins:
- a CDS encoding ATP-binding protein, producing MSEVLGRCCVEVGVTTSGASVGVVPVQFFKRAEPLALEEQLVLIKDPGVEDELILGVVRGVTKLDPLVRDRVRSPFVDRPEILDQSVLMPFTTAYVKPYATLRLGARGLVEVRHVPTPGSRVYLVRDGSFLNDFVKVDRGVFLGPHKYSNWPIRLDANFVRQHVGVFGATGVGKSRLVKALVEELVRVGEHVIIFDHSGVDYAPFFRGHVVGSGSVEISPPTIASVIAERARLNWQTFGEYLEVAALTYVRGEGRSRKQPQLVGDVQGVPGPRWDKQSFLSHLSSEMRRLGARDSTIEKARLFIDYFIDGSFFEELNKRVLKPLDIINMAIKDGIAVIDLSEDTELSVKQAIVADVMDAAWRLVKGSRKPVNLVFVIDEAQNYVPEGEWTICGDVIETTAREGRKWGLSLVLASQRIARDVRASVRANLGTVFFSRLSAQGDLREIAAYMDLADISESTLAQLGTREFFVAGLMNPLRRPLLIRVRDA
- a CDS encoding DNA double-strand break repair nuclease NurA, producing the protein MLPSDLSPGDIEFWLEPPVLLALQSGVRELIERGVDKEAASLAVELRDKLGGMIREVGPSPKPLNAYAIDSSYPTPPLELIGGVLTVLSYGYVGYLNGSYDRYVTGELFFEDVGEFERAITRRAQLRERELGVRLLRERSRGKAIDLIILDGEITIHPLPYNLPIEGGLLAPVGKVINEFLALAQSTGVPIVGVVKRVRSRLLSVFTGKCLPVNDKLMMSLILKPGEYVVLGRHGDLLPRWLEINYNDCELRKHCRGGDCPEVRALMRRRLEEGLENLGRVFTGDDGRLRGISLVKDITTVFYRPRNGAPAVKLEVLNPGGALGIEDLVSYLESQTTDTGYPFLLDRVDEYVRLNPSILDYVRSMVLRESTELSEALVTMLQLTNPQKAYLVRRLEA
- a CDS encoding cyclic 2,3-diphosphoglycerate synthase, which produces MRRVIILGAGGRDLHVFNMYYRRNPNYRVVAVAQVQIPGIGGKRYVKGAGELYQPGGVPLIGLRDLEELGRLIRDLGADEVVLAYSDLLYSDVGRIISIVLSSGASFTILGPRDTMIKSSKPMIGVVATRTGAGKSTVSHEVTLELIRRGLRVVSIRHPMIYMNPDDMLVQVFRTREDLAKITFEEREEYEHYIDMGIPVMAGVDYEEILRQAESMADVLLWDGGNNDFPFYYTDFLITVTDARRPGHEVGSFPGEVNTRLADAVIITKVSDSSPESVKSIINNVRAVNPRASITQADLEVYIDDPSKISGRRVLVIEDAPTVTHGGLPYAAGFIAARKYNAEVVDPRPYAVGVIKETYAKYQHMGPVLPSLGYTPEQVRDLEETIRRVPVDVVVMGTPARIEDVVRIDKPIVRVRWRLKVLEGPTVPQLIDEFLERVGLK